The Candidatus Poribacteria bacterium genome includes the window GTGCGTGCCACTGAACATGCTATCACTAAAGCGAAAGCAGTGGGCATTGGGATGGGGCTCGTCCGCTATATTGGACACTACGGGTCTGCTGGACACTATGCACGAATCTGTAATGCGTCAGGTTGTATCGGTTTCTCAGTGCAAGGGTATCAGAATCAAGGCAACGCTGGCAACCAAAATCCGAAACCGCAACTCGGCTATTACGGCAACCCGCCGATCTGTTTCGCTATTCCCTCTGACGAGGAACCCCCGGTTGTGCTCGACGCAGCGACCTGTATCATGGCGGATTATCAACGAGGTCCCGATTTCGATGCCCTCCTGTCAGTGATTCCAGCGGCTTTCTTCAAAAGTATCGGCTACACCGCCATAGCAAGCCTACTCGGTGGCGCGCTAACGGGTTTCACTGAACCCCCACCCGAAGATACCGCAAAATGGAGTGGCGGGGGTATGGGCGGAATGGTCCTCGCGATAGACATCGAATCCGTGGTACCCTCCGCTGTTTTCCACGCGGAAGTCGACCGTATGGTGCATGATGTCCGTGAAACATACGAGCCGATGCCGGGGACAGACAGAGCACTTCTACCGGGTGGGATCGAAACCGAACGCACGGAACAACACCGGCGTGACGGCATCCGTTACGGTGAGATGGAACAGGAATCTGCACGCGGGGTCAGTGAACGGTTAGGTGTGCCATTACCTTGGGATGAATAACTTTCACACCCGCGTAGCAGGAAGAAATTCAAGAAAACAGATGAGATTTTCCTTGCCTTTTTTCGGAAAATGTTACATACTTTTTAGGATGTCTAAATGTATCAGGACACCCAGTTCTCGCTTTTAGCGTATTATTCTAACTTGCGTTACTTCAAATACAAGCGTCATCCCGCAAGATAGGGTATCTGATCTATTGTTTTTTATCTTTGAAGAAAATACTTTAGAAAGGTTTGTGTTATGTACACTCGTTTGAAAACCAATTTTTTGTTTTACACGTTCATGCTGTTGATATGTTTTAATGCCTTTTTCCTAATCAACACACCTGCACAAATTCTCGAATCCGTCAGCGACAATTATACCTTTGAGACGATTGACGTTGAGGGTGTAGAGTTCTTAGCGGTGACGGCAAGTAGCGACTTTGAGGACTACGCTGGCAACACCCTGAGTGCTGATGGCAAAAAAATGGTCGCCTTTACGCTCATTGACGGTGTTTTTACGACCTACGATTTTCCGGGCGCGAAAAACACCTATTTCTACGCACTCGGTAATAATGGACTCGCTGCGGGGCACTACGAGGATAGTGACGGTCTTTTCCACGGTGTCATCTTAGAGAATGGTGAGTTGCGGGAATACAACTTCCCGGATTCTGTTGAAACGGAGATCTATGGGTATAGTGATTCAACCGGGGGACTGACGGGTAATTTTACGGATGCGTCTGGTATTCGTCGTGGGTTCTCAGGGGAGACAATCGTTGAGTTCCCGGGGGCATCGGAAACTTATGCCGATTTTGTAAGCGGATTAGGCAATATCGTGGGTAGCTACGTAGATACTGAAGGCACATATCATGCATATCTGCGTGGTCCCGGAGGTAGTTTCGCAACTCTGGGTATTCCAGAAATACCAAATATGGAATACTTTTTTCTGCACGGTATCAACGATGCACTGGCTGCCGTTGGCAGAGCGAAAGGAGCGGATGGTGTCTCGCTCACCTATGTCGGTAACCCGCTCAACCTACAAGAATTGAAGGTTCCGGACAGCATTGGCACGGAAGGTTGGAATGTCAATCAGGATGGTTCTGTCGTCGGACATTATACCTCAGCCGATGGACGTACACGTGGATTTATCGCCAGGCCCTTACAAACGACGCATATACGACCACTTCCTGACCTCAACTATACGTTTGAGAGTATTGACGTTCCGGGTGTAGATTTTTTAGCGGTAACTGCCAGTAGCGACTTTTTTGATTACGCAGGCAATATGCGGGGTACTGATGGTGGAAAAGATATCGCCTTTACGCTGATTGATGGTGTTTTTACGACCTATGATTTTCCCGGCTCGCAAGGCACCTATTTCTATGCACTCGGTAATGATGGGCGAGCCGCCGGACACTACCAAGATAGCGATGGGCTTTACCGCGGTGTTATCTTAGAAGATGGCGAACTGCGGCGATACGATTTCCCGGGTGCTATTCAAACGGAGATATACGGGTATAGTGATGCTACGGGAGCACTGACGGGTAGTTTTATAGATGCGTCTGGTGTTCGTCGTGGGTTCTCAGGAGACACAATCGTTGAGGTCCCCGGAGCATCGGCAACTTATTCCGATTTTGTGAGTTGGACGGGCCATATCGTGGGCAGCTACGTGGATACTAAAGGGATATATCATGCATACATGCGTAGTTCGCTGGGCAGATTTCTGTCTA containing:
- a CDS encoding T9SS type A sorting domain-containing protein → MVAFTLIDGVFTTYDFPGAKNTYFYALGNNGLAAGHYEDSDGLFHGVILENGELREYNFPDSVETEIYGYSDSTGGLTGNFTDASGIRRGFSGETIVEFPGASETYADFVSGLGNIVGSYVDTEGTYHAYLRGPGGSFATLGIPEIPNMEYFFLHGINDALAAVGRAKGADGVSLTYVGNPLNLQELKVPDSIGTEGWNVNQDGSVVGHYTSADGRTRGFIARPLQTTHIRPLPDLNYTFESIDVPGVDFLAVTASSDFFDYAGNMRGTDGGKDIAFTLIDGVFTTYDFPGSQGTYFYALGNDGRAAGHYQDSDGLYRGVILEDGELRRYDFPGAIQTEIYGYSDATGALTGSFIDASGVRRGFSGDTIVEVPGASATYSDFVSWTGHIVGSYVDTKGIYHAYMRSSLGRFLSIDLPNALNLEYFFLHGLNSARTVIGRAQAVGDVPRTYVGSPLNLQELQFPGAVSTEGWNINEDGSVVGHYDSADGRRHGFIARLVPKAEGDHFGNIYTVTLSKGLNMISVPLAPATPMNAKALVAMAGATTIIAFDVTKQRFVGWTPDAPNDGFPIEGGQGYIVSVRKTRNFAFIGAPWTDPTETTEAAAAPSAITPLIRGDRGGTQEAWAFVVSGHLEGKPTFDGYQVIVRNLRTDSVITASVVGDYFAAATADLARRSVVKVGDVIELRVIGPNGNVESQTRGFKVTPEHLANAVLSVRLDGIGRPEQNLLLQNYPNPFNPETWIPYHLSEDSPVSISIYDTTGRLVRTLSLGLQSAGFYNSQGRAAYWDGRNALGERVASGIYFYQLTTPAFQQTRRLVIVK
- a CDS encoding Ldh family oxidoreductase — encoded protein: MNRPPEAFVHVDEDRLLNFSTACFEKAGITHEHAALISRLLVNSDLRGVRSHGTRTVNGYCGGFENGSFNPNPDIRVIRETPTAVVLDGNGTLGYLPMVRATEHAITKAKAVGIGMGLVRYIGHYGSAGHYARICNASGCIGFSVQGYQNQGNAGNQNPKPQLGYYGNPPICFAIPSDEEPPVVLDAATCIMADYQRGPDFDALLSVIPAAFFKSIGYTAIASLLGGALTGFTEPPPEDTAKWSGGGMGGMVLAIDIESVVPSAVFHAEVDRMVHDVRETYEPMPGTDRALLPGGIETERTEQHRRDGIRYGEMEQESARGVSERLGVPLPWDE